The Daucus carota subsp. sativus chromosome 9, DH1 v3.0, whole genome shotgun sequence genome window below encodes:
- the LOC108204139 gene encoding uncharacterized protein LOC108204139: protein MNDYDQLSSLDTTRTNWCVKVRVTRMWPSISTTGGYNLLLLDEENVHVHAFIYADNWTALSKKISIEEGSLYTITNFYTKAAFGSFRPVSSKILINFSNSTIVEKVDTDDFMIPMHKFEFVDLGDLFKLAESYGDQKTREFSTDVMGVFENCENLDRIDTVNGPRSIIRFRITDGRYSHKATAWGDLAERIDDERKKAVETPIIVILTGTKMNTHRNSVQLSTTSSSKAYMNLDIDAVIAMRQRLIEEGYTPRENDGQRFSQRHVSEAVQTLNLKQVAELAAADYIKKNVYCNIKVVRVEENRWWYDSCGGCENEVQNLEGKLYCDNCKKNIHVAEKRYRIVILGEDSTEAYNFVLLDRAAKRMIGTTATKLISDKFKDLTTNEFPPQIRSITEKELKLKIVIKEDNIASKSRLYFVVDACYASNSGSTISSSTDTQCTTSAVGDSSVVNLSESGDTPGTSKSTSKKVKLEK from the exons ATGAATGACTATGATCAGCTTTCTTCACTTGATACAACTAGAACTAATTGGTGCGTCAAGGTACGTGTAACCAGGATGTGGCCTTCCATCTCCACCACTGGCGGTTACAATCTGCTGCTTCTTGATGAGGAG AACGTTCATGTACATGCATTTATTTATGCGGACAACTGGACTGCCCTATCAAAGAAAATCAGTATAGAGGAGGGATCTCTGTACACCATCACTAATTTTTACACAAAAGCTGCATTTGGTTCGTTTAGGCCCGTGTCAAGCAAGATCCTCATTAATTTTTCAAACTCTACTATTGTTGAGAAAGTTGACACTGATGACTTTATGATACCCATGCATAAGTTTGAATTTGTTGATTTGGGAGATCTGTTCAAGCTTGCAGAATCGTACGGTGATCAAAAGACTCGCGAATTCTCCACAG ATGTTATGGGAGTATTTGAGAATTGTGAAAATCTTGATCGGATCGATACTGTTAATGGACCAAGGAGTATAATTCGTTTCAGGATAACTGATGGAAG GTATTCACACAAGGCTACTGCATGGGGGGACCTTGCAGAGAGAATAGATGATGAAAGGAAAAAAGCAGTTGAGACACCCATCATTGTAATACTCACTGGTACAAAGATGAACACACACAGAA ATTCTGTCCAGTTAAGTACAACGTCTTCTTCAAAGGCTTACATGAACCTTGATATTGATGCTGTTATTGCAATGCGACAGAG gcTCATTGAGGAAGGCTATACTCCACGTGAAAATGATGGCCAACGATTTTCTCAACGGCATGTAAGTGAGGCCGTGCAGACACTGAATTTAAAGCAGGTAGCTGAACTAGCTGCAGCTGATTACATAAAG AAAAATGTTTACTGCAACATCAAAGTTGTAAGGGTAGAGGAAAATCGCTGGTGGTATGATAGCTGCGGAGGTTGTGAAAATGAGGTGCAGAATCTTGAAGGAAAGCTATACTGTGACAATTGCAAGAAGAACATTCATGTTGCTGAAAAAAG GTACAGGATCGTAATTCTTGGTGAAGATTCTACTGAGGCATACAATTTTGTTTTGCTTGATCGTGCCGCCAAGAGGATGATCGGGACAACGGCAACTAAACTCATTTCTGATAAGTTTAAG GATCTCACAACAAATGAATTTCCTCCGCAGATTAGATCAATTACTGAAAAGGAGCTTAAGCTCAAAATAGTTATTAAGGAAGATAATATAGCCTCCAAGAGCAGACTATATTTTGTTGTTGATGCATGTTATGCAAGCAATTCTGGCTCCACGATCTCCTCATCAACAGATACACAGTGTACAACTTCTGCTGTTGGAGAT AGCTCAGTTGTTAATCTTTCCGAGAGTGGTGATACCCCGGGAACATCCAAATCAACTTCTAAAAAGGTTAAATTG GAGAAGTAA